Proteins encoded together in one Chelonoidis abingdonii isolate Lonesome George chromosome 1, CheloAbing_2.0, whole genome shotgun sequence window:
- the LOC116829729 gene encoding granulocyte-macrophage colony-stimulating factor receptor subunit alpha-like isoform X1 — MIKYCRSITTTSGSSISIISESQTQDPKVNKIPAFCKEEVSLLFISKDKRMAATLGLISMLCCVMLFPRLHAVLLYTESNSSSSPITNLMLNPEKLKLTWDSSVTVTEYTCSMEVGRRVVRKTVYNKTCMFSISQAKPIHKGALFLVQATYNHTFYSGEGRFIPQGMNGTSVENFSCVIYNISFMNCTWEVGRNAPEDTRYFLFWQYSKEEDEQECPHYIGDATGRHIACSFQDVKNIKNTVYFLVNGSSNESEIQFYDEYINLYEIEKLTPPLNITVSCSEDRAECRVRWKWPQISHLEGNGDGCFEYQIDIRNKKTNANPKESCNECPTVTILFPH, encoded by the exons ATGATAAAGTATTGTCGCAGCATTACAACCACTTCAGGCTCAAGCATTTCAATCATCTCTGAGTCTCAGACCCAAGACCCTAAGGTAAACAAGATACCAGCCTTTTGCAAGGAGGAG GTTTCACTCCTGTTTATTTCCAAGGACAAGAGGATGGCTGCCACTCTAGGACTTATTTCCATGCTTTGTTGTGTCATGTTATTTCCTAGGTTGCATGCTGTCCTTTTGTATACAGAGT CAAACTCATCATCCTCACCCATTACCAACTTGATGCTGAATCCTGAAAAACTAAAGCTAACCTGGGACAGCAGTGTCACTGTTACTGAATACACCTGTTCTATGGAAGTAGGCCGGAGAGTTGTACGGAAAACG GTGTACAATAAAACCTGCATGTTTAGCATAAGCCAAGCTAAGCCTATACATAAAGGGGCATTATTTCTAGTTCAAGCAACGTACAACCACACTTTCTATTCAGGAGAAGGCAGATTCATTCCTCAAG GTATGAATGGAACTTCTGTTGAAAATTTCTCCTGTGTGATTTACAACATTTCCTTCATGAATTGCACTTGGGAGGTCGGCAGGAATGCTCCAGAAGATACCCGATATTTTCTTTTCTGGCAATACTCAAA GGAAGAAGATGAACAAGAGTGTCCACATTACATAGGAGATGCAACTGGAAGACATATCGCATGCAGTTTTCAAGAtgtgaaaaacattaaaaatacagtttACTTCCTGGTGAATGGGTCCAGCAATGAATCGGAGATTCAGTTTTATGATGAGTATATCAACTTATATGAAATAG AAAAACTCACTCCTCCATTAAATATCACTGTAAGCTGTTCTGAAGACCGAGCAGAGTGTAGAGTGCGATGGAAATGGCCCCAGATAAGCCATTTGGAAGGAAATGGAGATGGCTGCTTTGAGTATCAAATTGACATTCGAAATAAGAAAACTAAT
- the LOC116829729 gene encoding granulocyte-macrophage colony-stimulating factor receptor subunit alpha-like isoform X2, protein MKEGCKVSLLFISKDKRMAATLGLISMLCCVMLFPRLHAVLLYTESNSSSSPITNLMLNPEKLKLTWDSSVTVTEYTCSMEVGRRVVRKTVYNKTCMFSISQAKPIHKGALFLVQATYNHTFYSGEGRFIPQGMNGTSVENFSCVIYNISFMNCTWEVGRNAPEDTRYFLFWQYSKEEDEQECPHYIGDATGRHIACSFQDVKNIKNTVYFLVNGSSNESEIQFYDEYINLYEIEKLTPPLNITVSCSEDRAECRVRWKWPQISHLEGNGDGCFEYQIDIRNKKTNANPKESCNECPTVTILFPH, encoded by the exons ATGAAAGAAGGCTGTAAG GTTTCACTCCTGTTTATTTCCAAGGACAAGAGGATGGCTGCCACTCTAGGACTTATTTCCATGCTTTGTTGTGTCATGTTATTTCCTAGGTTGCATGCTGTCCTTTTGTATACAGAGT CAAACTCATCATCCTCACCCATTACCAACTTGATGCTGAATCCTGAAAAACTAAAGCTAACCTGGGACAGCAGTGTCACTGTTACTGAATACACCTGTTCTATGGAAGTAGGCCGGAGAGTTGTACGGAAAACG GTGTACAATAAAACCTGCATGTTTAGCATAAGCCAAGCTAAGCCTATACATAAAGGGGCATTATTTCTAGTTCAAGCAACGTACAACCACACTTTCTATTCAGGAGAAGGCAGATTCATTCCTCAAG GTATGAATGGAACTTCTGTTGAAAATTTCTCCTGTGTGATTTACAACATTTCCTTCATGAATTGCACTTGGGAGGTCGGCAGGAATGCTCCAGAAGATACCCGATATTTTCTTTTCTGGCAATACTCAAA GGAAGAAGATGAACAAGAGTGTCCACATTACATAGGAGATGCAACTGGAAGACATATCGCATGCAGTTTTCAAGAtgtgaaaaacattaaaaatacagtttACTTCCTGGTGAATGGGTCCAGCAATGAATCGGAGATTCAGTTTTATGATGAGTATATCAACTTATATGAAATAG AAAAACTCACTCCTCCATTAAATATCACTGTAAGCTGTTCTGAAGACCGAGCAGAGTGTAGAGTGCGATGGAAATGGCCCCAGATAAGCCATTTGGAAGGAAATGGAGATGGCTGCTTTGAGTATCAAATTGACATTCGAAATAAGAAAACTAAT
- the LOC116829729 gene encoding granulocyte-macrophage colony-stimulating factor receptor subunit alpha-like isoform X3, with amino-acid sequence MAATLGLISMLCCVMLFPRLHAVLLYTESNSSSSPITNLMLNPEKLKLTWDSSVTVTEYTCSMEVGRRVVRKTVYNKTCMFSISQAKPIHKGALFLVQATYNHTFYSGEGRFIPQGMNGTSVENFSCVIYNISFMNCTWEVGRNAPEDTRYFLFWQYSKEEDEQECPHYIGDATGRHIACSFQDVKNIKNTVYFLVNGSSNESEIQFYDEYINLYEIEKLTPPLNITVSCSEDRAECRVRWKWPQISHLEGNGDGCFEYQIDIRNKKTNANPKESCNECPTVTILFPH; translated from the exons ATGGCTGCCACTCTAGGACTTATTTCCATGCTTTGTTGTGTCATGTTATTTCCTAGGTTGCATGCTGTCCTTTTGTATACAGAGT CAAACTCATCATCCTCACCCATTACCAACTTGATGCTGAATCCTGAAAAACTAAAGCTAACCTGGGACAGCAGTGTCACTGTTACTGAATACACCTGTTCTATGGAAGTAGGCCGGAGAGTTGTACGGAAAACG GTGTACAATAAAACCTGCATGTTTAGCATAAGCCAAGCTAAGCCTATACATAAAGGGGCATTATTTCTAGTTCAAGCAACGTACAACCACACTTTCTATTCAGGAGAAGGCAGATTCATTCCTCAAG GTATGAATGGAACTTCTGTTGAAAATTTCTCCTGTGTGATTTACAACATTTCCTTCATGAATTGCACTTGGGAGGTCGGCAGGAATGCTCCAGAAGATACCCGATATTTTCTTTTCTGGCAATACTCAAA GGAAGAAGATGAACAAGAGTGTCCACATTACATAGGAGATGCAACTGGAAGACATATCGCATGCAGTTTTCAAGAtgtgaaaaacattaaaaatacagtttACTTCCTGGTGAATGGGTCCAGCAATGAATCGGAGATTCAGTTTTATGATGAGTATATCAACTTATATGAAATAG AAAAACTCACTCCTCCATTAAATATCACTGTAAGCTGTTCTGAAGACCGAGCAGAGTGTAGAGTGCGATGGAAATGGCCCCAGATAAGCCATTTGGAAGGAAATGGAGATGGCTGCTTTGAGTATCAAATTGACATTCGAAATAAGAAAACTAAT